Below is a window of Desmonostoc muscorum LEGE 12446 DNA.
TTGTAAATTTATCAGCAAACATAACTTGTCAATTACCCTCTTAAGCGACCCCGAACATATTTTGACAGAAGCTTATGGTAGTTGGCGCTTAAAGAAGTTTATGGGCAAAGAATATATGGGTGTTGCTCGCTCAACTTTTTTGATTTCACCTGATAAAATCATTGCCTATACTTGGCCTAACGTGAAAACCAAAGGTCATGCTCAGGCAGTTTTAACTAAATTACGAGAATTAGCAGGAACATAAATGCAACTGGATGCGAGTATAGTTACAGCAATGCTACCTGAATCATACAGCAGAATTCAGAATTCAGAACTCAGAA
It encodes the following:
- the bcp gene encoding thioredoxin-dependent thiol peroxidase — encoded protein: MSNIPQIGQPAPDFSTPDQNENPVSLSDFNGQWIVLYFYPKDDTPGCTTEAKNFTELYEDFSELGAKILGVSPDSGKSHCKFISKHNLSITLLSDPEHILTEAYGSWRLKKFMGKEYMGVARSTFLISPDKIIAYTWPNVKTKGHAQAVLTKLRELAGT